CCTGGAGAAGCTGACCTCCGTAGACTTGAGAACGCTGAGGTACTTCCGGTTCGTCGAAGGACAAGTGATCGGCATCGACTGCTGTATCTCCCGGACAGGTTACACCGGAGAGGACGGCTTCGAGATCTATATTCCACCGCAGCATACGGTCACCCTGTGGAACGCCCTTCTCGAGGCAGGGACACCGGTGGGACTGCAACCCTGCGGACTTGGCGCCCGCGATACGCTGCGTCTGGAGGCCAAGATGGCCCTGTACGGTCAGGATATCGACGACCGCCACACCGTCCTGGAGGCGGACCTCGGCTGGATCGTGAAGCTGGAGAAGGGAGAGTTCATCGGTCGTGAGGCGCTTGTGCGGCAGAAGGCAAATGGGATCAGCCGGAAGCTGGTAGGGTTCGAGATGTGCGGCCGGGGGATTGCTCGTCCCCACTATGCGATTGTCAGCGGGAGTCAGTCGATCGGCGAGGTGACCAGCGGCGGTCCCTCGCCCTCGCTCGGGAAGAACATCGGGCTGGGGTATGTGGCGACACAGTACGCGGCCATCGGAACCGAGTTCGACATCGTGATCCGGG
The sequence above is drawn from the Candidatus Methylomirabilis tolerans genome and encodes:
- the gcvT gene encoding glycine cleavage system aminomethyltransferase GcvT, with amino-acid sequence MNAATGLLKRTPLFEAHRRLGARMVAFGGWEMPVQYAGILDEHRAVREHAGLFDVSHMGEIELRGSGALEAIQRLTPNDASRLSVGEVQYSALTTPDGTFVDDITVYKFADDRYWLTVNAANTEKDFAWIREHLVSNAEVKDISDDMALLALQGPRAQEILEKLTSVDLRTLRYFRFVEGQVIGIDCCISRTGYTGEDGFEIYIPPQHTVTLWNALLEAGTPVGLQPCGLGARDTLRLEAKMALYGQDIDDRHTVLEADLGWIVKLEKGEFIGREALVRQKANGISRKLVGFEMCGRGIARPHYAIVSGSQSIGEVTSGGPSPSLGKNIGLGYVATQYAAIGTEFDIVIRGQSVAARVVRTPFYKRAH